In a single window of the Anaerocolumna cellulosilytica genome:
- a CDS encoding aminoglycoside 6-adenylyltransferase, translating into MRTEQEMLHLIVNTAMQDDRVLAVLMGGSRTNPNVPKDIFQDYDITYVVKETKSYIEDKGWIDQFGERLYMQYPEENSYYPSDVTNCYGWLIQFTDGNRLDLGVCTLSNVLDGIKEDRLCKILLDKDNCLPKLPEATDMDYWVKKPTEKQFLDSCNEFWWCLNNVAKGLWREEIPYVMDMLNNPVRPQLIRILGWNIGFNTDYSVSIGKSGKYMYRWLEQDQWDKFLQTYSSGAVKEIWKSVFIMCDLLDMVAKEVANNNGFQYNQTEANNSLQFLKDVHRLPRDAKEIY; encoded by the coding sequence ATGCGAACGGAACAAGAGATGTTACATCTAATCGTAAACACGGCTATGCAGGATGATAGAGTTCTGGCAGTTTTAATGGGTGGTTCAAGAACGAACCCTAATGTACCCAAAGACATATTTCAAGATTATGATATAACTTATGTAGTCAAGGAAACGAAATCATACATAGAAGATAAAGGTTGGATTGACCAATTTGGTGAACGCCTATATATGCAATATCCAGAAGAAAACTCCTATTATCCAAGTGATGTCACTAATTGTTACGGATGGCTGATACAATTTACAGACGGTAATCGTTTAGATTTAGGCGTTTGTACACTGAGTAATGTATTAGATGGAATAAAAGAAGATAGACTATGTAAAATCTTACTGGATAAAGATAACTGTTTGCCTAAGTTACCGGAAGCAACCGACATGGATTATTGGGTGAAAAAGCCTACCGAGAAGCAGTTTCTGGATAGCTGTAATGAATTCTGGTGGTGTCTTAATAATGTGGCAAAAGGTTTGTGGAGAGAAGAGATTCCATATGTAATGGATATGCTTAATAATCCGGTACGTCCCCAATTAATTCGTATCTTGGGATGGAATATCGGATTTAATACAGATTATAGTGTTAGTATTGGAAAATCAGGGAAGTATATGTACCGCTGGTTAGAACAAGACCAGTGGGATAAATTTTTGCAAACCTATTCGAGCGGTGCTGTCAAAGAAATTTGGAAATCCGTTTTTATTATGTGTGATTTACTGGATATGGTGGCAAAAGAAGTTGCAAATAATAATGGATTTCAATATAACCAAACAGAAGCTAATAATAGTTTACAATTTTTAAAAGATGTTCATAGATTACCAAGGGACGCAAAAGAAATCTACTAG
- the hisS gene encoding histidine--tRNA ligase, which translates to MKFRKTPVKGTCDILPEEMKLREYVLSMIKETYKLYGFSQIETPVMEHIENLTGKQGGENEKLMFQILKRGEELKKAFEDRKEELADSGLRYDLTVPLARYYANNISKLTMPFKSLQIGNVFRADKPQKGRFRQFMQCDIDILGDNTILAEIELIAATSTMLTNIFKEVGISEFTVHINDRRLLKAMGAYSGFCEENFDEVFISLDKIDKLGTDKVKEELLFKGYPMEKVTKFISIFSNWNKGISCAEYCSFITKDFVETQVIENIDTIIACVKKMINKDVKLVYNPALVRGMSYYTGTIFEISITGYNFSIAGGGRYDEMIGKFCGQNMAACGFSIGFERIITILQDNAKGNNYKNKKNIAFLIDKSISSERVIEIFEEATALRECGNIVLVQPLNKNAKFQVENLEKDGYKEIRKVLS; encoded by the coding sequence ATGAAATTTAGAAAAACACCAGTGAAGGGTACATGTGATATATTACCAGAAGAAATGAAATTAAGAGAATATGTTCTCTCAATGATAAAAGAAACATACAAGTTATATGGTTTTTCTCAGATTGAAACACCTGTTATGGAACATATAGAAAATTTAACAGGAAAGCAAGGAGGAGAGAATGAAAAACTAATGTTTCAAATCTTGAAAAGGGGAGAGGAATTAAAAAAAGCTTTTGAAGACAGAAAAGAGGAATTGGCGGACTCTGGATTGCGTTATGATTTAACAGTTCCATTAGCAAGATATTATGCAAATAACATTAGCAAACTAACAATGCCCTTTAAATCACTTCAAATAGGTAATGTCTTCAGAGCAGATAAGCCCCAAAAAGGAAGATTCCGTCAGTTTATGCAATGTGACATAGATATATTAGGTGATAATACAATCTTAGCTGAAATAGAATTAATAGCTGCAACCTCGACCATGTTAACAAACATATTTAAAGAAGTGGGTATTTCAGAGTTTACGGTACACATCAATGATAGAAGATTACTAAAAGCTATGGGTGCTTATTCTGGTTTTTGTGAAGAGAATTTTGATGAAGTCTTTATAAGCCTTGATAAGATAGATAAACTTGGAACAGATAAAGTTAAAGAGGAATTGCTATTTAAAGGTTATCCTATGGAGAAGGTTACAAAGTTCATTTCCATATTTAGTAACTGGAATAAAGGAATTAGTTGTGCAGAGTATTGCAGTTTTATAACAAAAGATTTTGTAGAGACACAAGTTATTGAGAATATAGACACCATAATAGCTTGCGTGAAAAAGATGATTAACAAAGATGTGAAATTGGTATATAATCCGGCATTAGTAAGAGGAATGTCTTATTATACAGGAACAATTTTTGAGATAAGTATTACTGGGTACAATTTTTCAATAGCTGGTGGTGGACGTTATGATGAAATGATAGGAAAGTTTTGTGGGCAGAACATGGCAGCTTGTGGTTTTTCTATCGGTTTTGAGAGAATTATTACAATCCTACAAGATAATGCAAAGGGCAATAATTATAAAAACAAAAAGAATATCGCTTTTTTAATTGATAAGAGTATTAGTTCTGAAAGAGTAATCGAAATATTTGAAGAAGCAACTGCATTAAGAGAATGCGGAAATATAGTTTTAGTTCAACCATTAAATAAAAACGCAAAGTTTCAAGTTGAAAATCTTGAAAAAGATGGGTATAAAGAAATTCGTAAAGTATTAAGCTAA
- a CDS encoding MATE family efflux transporter, giving the protein MERTNCFRDFAKYVSLNVLGMIGLSCYILADTYFVSKGLGANGLTALNLAIPIYSFIHGSGLMFGMGGATKYGIAKSQNETKTANRIFTNTIFLALSFAVVFFILGLFFSGTIIQLLGADEAVFKMSKVYIQVILLFAPVFILNNVLLCFVRNDGAPQLSMLAMLGGSFSNIILDYVFMFLFDMGIFGAVLATGLAPVISMMILLPFFLHKKNHFHLMKEGNFSAELNASIFSSGLPSLITEMSSGIVMIVFNAIILRLQGNVGVAAYGVIANLSLVVISIYTGIAQGVQPLLSSYHGSGDSAKIKALLRYALTTVLLVSGIVYACVFFGASKIADMFNSEQNAFLQSIAVTGLKIYFIACVFAGFNILMSVYFTSTEYARPAHIISTLRGFLLIIPMAFLLSAIGGLTGVWCVFPATEVIVAGIGGVLYVISRKRIS; this is encoded by the coding sequence ATGGAAAGAACAAATTGTTTCAGAGATTTTGCAAAGTATGTATCTCTCAATGTTCTTGGAATGATAGGGTTATCCTGCTATATATTGGCAGATACCTATTTCGTTTCAAAAGGGCTTGGGGCGAATGGTTTAACCGCTCTCAATCTTGCAATACCTATTTACAGCTTTATTCATGGTAGTGGCTTGATGTTTGGAATGGGTGGCGCTACAAAATATGGGATTGCAAAAAGCCAAAATGAGACAAAGACGGCCAATCGTATTTTTACAAATACTATTTTTCTTGCACTTAGCTTTGCTGTCGTTTTTTTTATTCTTGGTCTATTTTTTTCCGGAACTATTATTCAGTTACTGGGTGCTGATGAAGCAGTTTTTAAAATGAGTAAGGTATATATACAAGTTATTTTGCTGTTTGCACCAGTGTTTATATTAAACAATGTTCTCTTGTGCTTTGTGCGAAATGATGGCGCTCCACAGCTTTCCATGCTGGCTATGTTGGGTGGCAGTTTTTCTAATATTATACTGGATTATGTCTTTATGTTTCTTTTTGACATGGGAATCTTTGGTGCTGTTCTTGCTACTGGGCTTGCACCGGTTATCAGCATGATGATTCTGTTGCCATTCTTTTTACATAAGAAGAATCATTTTCATCTTATGAAAGAAGGTAACTTTTCAGCAGAACTTAATGCAAGTATTTTTTCAAGTGGTCTACCATCACTCATTACCGAGATGTCTTCTGGTATTGTAATGATTGTTTTCAATGCAATCATACTGCGCTTACAAGGGAATGTAGGTGTTGCAGCTTATGGTGTTATTGCGAATCTCTCATTGGTGGTTATATCAATTTATACTGGTATTGCACAAGGTGTCCAACCTCTTCTTAGCAGTTATCACGGCTCAGGCGATTCTGCTAAGATTAAAGCATTATTGAGATATGCTTTAACGACTGTGCTACTTGTTTCAGGTATAGTATATGCCTGTGTGTTTTTTGGAGCTTCAAAAATAGCTGATATGTTTAACAGCGAACAAAATGCATTCTTGCAGAGCATTGCTGTTACCGGGTTGAAAATTTACTTTATAGCTTGTGTGTTCGCTGGATTTAATATTCTTATGTCTGTTTACTTTACCTCAACAGAATATGCCCGCCCAGCGCATATTATTTCCACCTTGCGCGGTTTTCTTCTTATTATACCGATGGCTTTTTTACTCTCCGCCATTGGTGGATTGACAGGTGTTTGGTGTGTGTTCCCTGCAACCGAGGTAATCGTTGCAGGGATAGGAGGAGTCTTATATGTTATATCTAGAAAAAGAATTAGTTAG
- a CDS encoding GNAT family N-acetyltransferase: protein MTETDLLEIQSKLADYTYSSMQYLEHSDVSQYEVILKRDGCILLYGFNEKEGCHEYHFAANTPDDILKEVQDNQCLITFVPEEWITEFEKAGFVVCAAFCDYFMDSLEDALGCGEPEFLKRNECKEAADVTIACRGQSRGFHGETTEWITDWIDTSKDAGCDLEYLHRALLIERNEQAEIVGIVVTALYGFESEKGAVSWIREVAVKPAYQRKGIARKLITQALHYGKNHGARRAFLAADACNIHAIHLYESIGFRAGKDKQINMIR from the coding sequence ATGACAGAAACGGACTTATTAGAAATTCAATCAAAGCTAGCTGACTATACATATTCCTCTATGCAGTATCTGGAACATTCAGATGTATCACAGTATGAGGTAATCCTTAAGCGAGATGGGTGTATACTTTTATATGGGTTTAATGAAAAGGAAGGCTGTCACGAATACCACTTTGCAGCCAATACCCCGGATGATATATTAAAAGAAGTACAAGATAACCAGTGCTTAATAACTTTTGTACCGGAAGAATGGATAACGGAATTTGAAAAAGCAGGTTTTGTAGTATGTGCAGCTTTTTGCGATTATTTTATGGATTCCTTAGAAGACGCACTTGGATGTGGTGAACCGGAATTCTTAAAAAGGAATGAATGCAAAGAGGCAGCGGATGTAACGATAGCATGTCGAGGGCAGAGCAGAGGATTTCATGGAGAAACAACCGAGTGGATTACGGATTGGATTGATACTTCCAAAGATGCAGGCTGTGATTTAGAATATTTACACAGGGCGCTACTTATCGAACGCAATGAGCAAGCGGAAATAGTGGGGATTGTTGTGACTGCTCTATATGGTTTTGAAAGTGAAAAAGGTGCTGTCTCCTGGATTCGAGAAGTTGCAGTGAAGCCTGCATATCAACGGAAAGGCATTGCCAGAAAACTAATAACGCAGGCATTGCATTATGGAAAAAACCATGGTGCCAGGAGAGCGTTTCTGGCTGCGGATGCATGTAATATACATGCTATCCACTTATACGAAAGTATAGGCTTTCGAGCAGGTAAAGATAAGCAGATTAATATGATAAGGTAA
- a CDS encoding RrF2 family transcriptional regulator, with translation MRLSAKGRYALAATTSMAQNYNANEYITLISISEKLGISKIYLEQVFSLLKHGGIVNSIKGSQGGYQLSRPPQEITVFDILSAVETSLFEGVEETVKESSPDIETALNLIVYTPLDEGIRSSLQKVTLVNLVSEAENHKNDHGFMFFI, from the coding sequence ATGAGATTGTCGGCTAAGGGTCGATATGCACTTGCCGCTACAACCAGTATGGCTCAAAACTATAACGCAAATGAATATATTACTTTAATTAGTATTTCTGAAAAGCTTGGAATATCAAAAATATATCTGGAACAGGTCTTTTCTCTTTTAAAGCATGGTGGAATTGTGAATTCTATTAAAGGCTCCCAAGGTGGTTATCAGCTATCTCGTCCACCTCAGGAGATTACTGTTTTTGATATTTTATCCGCTGTAGAAACTTCTCTTTTTGAAGGAGTTGAGGAAACCGTGAAGGAGTCATCCCCGGATATTGAGACTGCTCTTAATCTGATTGTTTATACTCCACTTGATGAGGGAATCAGGAGTTCTTTGCAAAAAGTTACTTTGGTTAATCTGGTTTCTGAAGCAGAAAATCATAAAAATGACCATGGCTTTATGTTCTTTATATAG
- a CDS encoding Crp/Fnr family transcriptional regulator, producing MNEMVKDYIDEYSHIPLFVGISKTELISMMECLGSYIKTYKKSEIIILVNQKVKCVGVVLAGSVMMIKEDIWGNKTILAVIEKGEVFGETFACGSILSASVTYVAGKEARILYLPFNQVMHTCTRSCVFHHRLIENMVTAIANKNIQLMEKLEITTKKTLREKISSFLSIQAQRNNSKYFTVTMGRTELAEYLCADRSALTRELNTMKKEGLIDFEKNTFKIVSPLMGD from the coding sequence ATGAATGAAATGGTAAAAGATTATATTGATGAGTATAGTCATATCCCATTGTTTGTTGGAATCAGTAAAACAGAGCTAATTTCCATGATGGAGTGTCTGGGAAGTTATATAAAAACATATAAAAAGAGCGAAATCATTATTTTGGTAAATCAGAAAGTAAAATGTGTGGGGGTAGTACTTGCCGGTTCCGTTATGATGATTAAGGAAGATATTTGGGGAAATAAAACAATTTTAGCTGTCATAGAAAAAGGAGAGGTGTTTGGAGAAACCTTTGCCTGCGGAAGTATCTTATCAGCAAGTGTAACCTATGTGGCAGGAAAGGAAGCGAGGATATTGTACTTACCCTTTAATCAAGTCATGCATACCTGCACCAGGTCTTGCGTATTTCATCATAGACTGATTGAAAATATGGTTACAGCAATAGCCAATAAAAATATACAGCTAATGGAAAAGCTTGAAATCACAACAAAAAAAACCTTGCGTGAAAAAATCAGTAGCTTTTTATCAATTCAGGCACAAAGAAATAACAGTAAGTATTTTACTGTAACTATGGGGAGAACAGAACTTGCAGAATACCTTTGTGCCGACAGAAGTGCTCTTACCAGGGAACTTAATACTATGAAAAAAGAAGGACTTATAGATTTTGAAAAGAATACTTTTAAAATAGTATCACCGCTAATGGGAGATTAG
- a CDS encoding DUF1858 domain-containing protein, which produces MITKEMNIGEILRENQGAASILMESGMHCLGCPSSQLESLEEACAVHGIVVEDILTKLNNI; this is translated from the coding sequence ATGATTACGAAAGAAATGAACATAGGAGAAATCTTAAGAGAAAATCAGGGGGCAGCAAGTATTTTAATGGAAAGCGGAATGCATTGTCTGGGATGTCCCTCTTCACAGTTGGAATCCTTAGAAGAAGCTTGTGCGGTACATGGAATAGTTGTTGAAGACATTCTTACGAAACTTAATAATATCTAA
- a CDS encoding ferredoxin — protein MKASIDRDGCIQCGLCVSTCPEVFRMGEDGPAEVYVEIVPKLVEESAAEAQDDCPVAVITVE, from the coding sequence ATGAAAGCATCAATAGATAGAGATGGTTGTATACAATGTGGATTATGCGTATCAACATGTCCCGAAGTTTTTCGAATGGGTGAGGACGGTCCGGCAGAAGTATATGTAGAGATAGTACCTAAATTAGTCGAAGAATCGGCAGCGGAAGCTCAGGATGATTGCCCTGTTGCAGTAATTACAGTAGAATAG
- a CDS encoding flavin reductase family protein, with protein sequence MNKIKVNFEKMYYGFPVFLVSYYDKEGNPNVTTISSSYSLRDMVALGFSSKGYAINQIKEVSDFVINIADSKLLDEIEFCGKNTGSECKKFEHLNLTHVPSTTINAPIIKECPISIECTLTDVIESQNYSGITNILALIKGRLVDESYLDEKGNLKVSAFDNILYIRDGVNRGFRYMKKEQ encoded by the coding sequence ATGAATAAAATAAAAGTGAATTTTGAAAAAATGTATTATGGTTTTCCGGTATTTCTTGTTAGTTATTATGATAAGGAGGGAAATCCTAATGTAACTACAATCTCCTCATCCTATTCATTAAGGGACATGGTAGCATTAGGATTTAGCAGCAAAGGCTATGCTATTAATCAGATAAAAGAAGTTTCTGATTTTGTTATTAATATTGCAGACAGTAAACTTTTAGATGAAATTGAGTTTTGCGGGAAAAATACAGGGTCTGAATGTAAAAAGTTTGAACATCTTAATCTGACGCATGTACCATCTACCACTATAAATGCTCCAATCATAAAGGAATGCCCGATTTCTATTGAATGTACCCTGACAGATGTGATTGAAAGTCAAAACTATAGCGGTATTACCAATATACTAGCATTGATTAAAGGAAGATTAGTGGATGAATCTTATTTAGATGAAAAAGGAAATCTGAAAGTTTCTGCGTTTGATAATATACTTTATATTAGAGATGGTGTCAATCGAGGATTTAGATATATGAAAAAGGAACAATAA
- a CDS encoding S8 family serine peptidase, giving the protein MKSLKKVLCIILIITIMMQAMGCSQKDKITEKNSLSEVSKENTSEKKQTISLPYIVRHPSQDNYDFIVGNVSKLPSSSNGEVEIRSADLTQTDLSDELENLLLTTYDSKTKWPDNLPEGFDPDKIMERCKDPGLGVRNLHKEGITGKNVGIAIIDQELLTKHEEFAKQLKYYSENDFIKTKYPAAMHGAAVASIAVGKTCGVAPEANLYYIAENFITKDYTGRVAEDINELLDLNKTLKEEEKIRVISISWGAEEMESDGYKDLKKAYQRANEEGVFVITTSLLEDDREDIKGVNFIGMEKTKLTDPNDFSTYGKTSWAEEMDFYKKDYLCIPMDNRCVAAPTGINDYAIYQSGGLSWSVPYLAGVYALACQVKPDINFNEFWKIALETAVANEKLDMIINPQGIIEKLKEQK; this is encoded by the coding sequence ATGAAAAGTTTAAAAAAAGTTTTATGCATCATATTAATAATTACCATAATGATGCAGGCAATGGGGTGCTCACAAAAAGATAAAATTACAGAGAAAAATAGCCTGAGTGAAGTATCAAAGGAGAACACATCGGAGAAAAAGCAAACCATATCTTTACCTTATATCGTAAGACATCCATCTCAGGATAATTACGATTTTATTGTGGGAAACGTATCGAAATTACCAAGTTCAAGTAATGGTGAGGTTGAAATCAGAAGTGCAGATTTAACCCAGACAGATTTATCAGATGAGCTAGAGAACCTATTACTAACAACCTATGACAGCAAGACGAAATGGCCGGATAATTTACCAGAAGGCTTTGATCCGGATAAGATAATGGAGAGATGCAAAGACCCGGGATTAGGGGTAAGAAATCTTCATAAAGAAGGCATAACAGGTAAAAACGTAGGAATAGCTATCATTGATCAAGAGTTGTTAACTAAGCATGAAGAATTTGCAAAACAATTGAAATATTATTCAGAGAATGATTTTATAAAAACAAAATATCCAGCTGCGATGCACGGAGCTGCAGTAGCATCCATCGCAGTAGGGAAAACCTGTGGGGTTGCGCCGGAGGCTAACCTTTATTATATAGCCGAAAATTTTATAACTAAAGACTATACCGGCAGAGTTGCCGAGGATATTAATGAACTGTTGGATTTGAATAAAACGTTGAAGGAAGAAGAAAAGATTCGTGTTATTTCAATCTCCTGGGGTGCAGAGGAGATGGAAAGTGATGGCTATAAGGACTTGAAAAAGGCATATCAAAGAGCTAACGAGGAAGGAGTTTTTGTTATTACAACTTCACTGCTAGAGGATGACAGAGAGGATATCAAAGGAGTTAATTTTATTGGGATGGAAAAAACTAAATTAACGGATCCAAATGATTTTTCTACATATGGTAAAACTTCCTGGGCAGAGGAAATGGATTTTTATAAAAAAGATTATCTGTGTATTCCTATGGATAATCGTTGTGTGGCAGCCCCTACCGGAATAAATGATTATGCTATTTACCAAAGTGGCGGACTAAGTTGGAGTGTACCGTATCTTGCTGGAGTGTATGCGTTGGCGTGTCAGGTAAAACCGGATATTAATTTTAATGAATTTTGGAAAATTGCCTTGGAAACTGCAGTGGCTAATGAGAAACTGGATATGATTATTAATCCGCAAGGAATTATAGAAAAGCTGAAGGAGCAGAAGTAA
- a CDS encoding response regulator transcription factor, which translates to MEQINILVADDDKNIVEVLTKLLEMEGYLVHQAYNGIEALELVQKQELQLILLDVMMPKLNGLTAMLKIREKKNIPIIILSAKTEESDIVSGLELGADDYIEKPFNTPILLARVKAQIRRCFLLEHNRSEETESILCNGLLELNRSSKQINVNGTVCSLTATEYKIMDLLMENAGRVFSAEQIYQSVWDGEDAYSVENTVMIHIRRIREKIELNPKKPKYLKVVWGIGYKIEKM; encoded by the coding sequence ATGGAACAGATTAATATCTTAGTGGCAGACGATGATAAAAATATTGTTGAGGTGCTTACCAAACTTTTGGAGATGGAGGGCTATCTTGTACATCAAGCCTATAATGGAATAGAGGCTTTGGAGCTTGTACAGAAACAGGAACTTCAATTAATATTACTGGATGTTATGATGCCAAAATTGAATGGATTGACTGCAATGCTAAAAATTAGGGAGAAGAAAAATATTCCCATTATTATATTATCCGCGAAGACAGAGGAGAGTGATATTGTCTCCGGCTTAGAGTTAGGTGCAGATGACTATATTGAAAAACCATTTAATACACCAATATTACTTGCCAGAGTAAAGGCACAAATCAGGAGGTGTTTTCTCCTTGAACATAACAGGAGTGAAGAGACAGAGAGCATCCTTTGTAACGGATTACTGGAGCTTAATCGCTCTAGTAAGCAGATAAATGTGAATGGAACGGTATGTAGTCTTACGGCGACGGAATATAAAATCATGGATTTACTGATGGAGAATGCCGGAAGAGTTTTTTCGGCAGAACAGATATATCAAAGTGTATGGGACGGCGAGGATGCATATAGTGTTGAGAATACAGTTATGATACATATACGCCGGATTCGTGAGAAGATAGAGCTTAATCCAAAGAAGCCAAAATATTTGAAGGTGGTGTGGGGAATTGGATACAAAATCGAAAAAATGTAG
- a CDS encoding sensor histidine kinase codes for MDTKSKKCRWYQVFFCINVALYCIFWAVINSMKSSMCFGIYREYAYEARYPSIFTGIVLVLQILMLIILLCFINHTEIDKASYTRKVPSELAVIIFALYTLFMYHLYRHNQVFSFQFEEVYFVGVYEFWETYGDIIKEIVLEFVQNILIGSGYLWIITAITVKMKGRYWKEDSLFSKLFQHYNRNRISSLRHMYFNDILFLFLQLGIIMYQSIASMMIINRKNSTLLFNLVILLVIPLLLESLLILWKCKEEIKEKDIRSLVDEIHKMKQGQKHIENNIPKNSYLYETGEEIKNISINLYNSIQQQMKNEKLKVDLITNISHDLKTPLTSIIGYIDLLSAKDYLSSEDRHYITELNKKAENLRDMIHVVFELSKASSGNMKIDKTKLNLNKLIMQTMADMEDMIANSGFDIKTVYSKENLEINGDGSKLYLVCQNLISNALKYSLTGSRIYIRTYVESGNAVLCIQNTSAYEIDFLPEEITGRFVRGDESRSDGGNGLGLAIAKTYSEVCEGEFKIDIDGDMFKVTIQFPMVK; via the coding sequence TTGGATACAAAATCGAAAAAATGTAGGTGGTATCAGGTATTCTTTTGTATTAACGTAGCTCTTTATTGTATATTCTGGGCAGTTATAAACAGTATGAAAAGCAGTATGTGTTTTGGTATATATAGAGAGTATGCCTATGAGGCGAGATATCCAAGCATATTTACTGGTATTGTATTAGTGCTTCAGATACTGATGCTGATTATCCTGCTTTGCTTTATAAATCATACAGAGATTGACAAGGCTTCTTATACGAGAAAGGTACCATCAGAATTAGCGGTTATAATCTTCGCTTTGTATACTTTGTTTATGTATCATCTATATCGTCATAATCAAGTGTTTTCCTTTCAATTTGAGGAAGTATATTTCGTAGGTGTCTATGAGTTTTGGGAAACCTACGGTGATATAATCAAGGAAATCGTGCTAGAATTTGTTCAAAACATACTGATTGGCAGTGGATATTTATGGATTATTACAGCAATCACGGTAAAAATGAAAGGAAGGTACTGGAAGGAGGATAGCTTGTTTTCAAAACTCTTTCAGCACTATAATAGAAATAGGATAAGTTCCTTAAGGCATATGTACTTTAATGACATTCTTTTCCTGTTTCTTCAACTTGGAATTATTATGTATCAAAGCATAGCAAGCATGATGATAATTAACAGAAAAAATTCAACTTTATTGTTTAACCTAGTGATTCTTCTAGTAATACCTTTATTGCTTGAATCACTCTTGATATTGTGGAAGTGTAAAGAGGAGATAAAGGAAAAGGACATCCGTTCCCTGGTTGATGAAATCCACAAAATGAAACAAGGACAAAAACACATTGAAAATAATATCCCTAAAAACTCTTATCTATATGAGACCGGTGAAGAGATAAAAAACATTTCAATCAATCTATATAACAGCATACAACAACAAATGAAGAATGAGAAGCTCAAAGTAGATTTAATAACAAATATATCGCATGATTTGAAAACACCGCTTACTTCTATTATAGGCTACATAGATTTATTGTCTGCAAAGGATTATTTAAGCAGTGAAGACAGGCATTATATTACTGAGCTTAACAAAAAGGCAGAGAATTTGCGGGATATGATTCATGTTGTGTTTGAACTATCCAAAGCTTCCAGTGGAAATATGAAGATTGATAAAACAAAACTGAATTTGAATAAATTGATTATGCAAACAATGGCAGATATGGAGGATATGATTGCTAATTCTGGATTTGACATAAAAACAGTTTATTCGAAAGAAAATTTGGAGATAAATGGAGATGGGTCAAAATTATATCTTGTTTGCCAAAATCTGATAAGTAACGCTTTGAAATACTCTTTGACAGGCAGTAGAATCTATATCAGGACATACGTAGAGTCAGGGAATGCTGTCTTATGCATTCAAAATACCTCTGCATATGAGATTGATTTTTTACCGGAAGAAATTACCGGAAGATTTGTAAGAGGAGATGAATCAAGAAGTGATGGAGGAAATGGGCTTGGACTTGCGATTGCGAAAACATATTCGGAAGTATGTGAGGGTGAATTTAAAATCGATATAGACGGGGATATGTTTAAAGTAACAATACAGTTTCCTATGGTTAAATAA
- a CDS encoding MarR family transcriptional regulator has translation MKTYGGFLISKIHQLGGRELERILKENGVHEFNGPQGKILYVLWENKDITISEISKLTSLANTTLTSMLDRMESQGLIIRTQNKLNRRQIIISTTKKAEELKGIFDKISEQVNKTYYAGFSDDEITVFENMLRRIIQNLE, from the coding sequence TTGAAAACATATGGAGGATTTTTAATATCCAAAATACATCAGTTAGGGGGTAGAGAACTAGAACGGATACTAAAAGAAAATGGAGTTCACGAGTTTAATGGACCACAAGGTAAAATTTTATATGTGCTTTGGGAAAATAAAGATATAACAATATCCGAAATTAGTAAACTTACTTCGCTTGCTAATACAACTTTGACAAGTATGCTAGACCGTATGGAATCACAAGGTCTTATTATACGCACGCAGAACAAACTAAACCGCAGACAAATTATTATATCAACCACAAAGAAAGCAGAAGAATTGAAAGGTATTTTTGATAAAATATCTGAGCAAGTAAACAAGACCTATTATGCTGGCTTCTCTGATGACGAAATAACTGTTTTTGAAAATATGTTAAGGCGAATTATCCAAAATTTAGAATAG